The Eurosta solidaginis isolate ZX-2024a chromosome 4, ASM4086904v1, whole genome shotgun sequence genome includes a window with the following:
- the LOC137249480 gene encoding uncharacterized protein: MSFLDEKNIEIKARVGSDEEFQHRVQIARDLTKTIGEFINQKDVFFNILGKSDVGRFKLRYLRPPTPSQLIYYERPSQAGPKLSTYNKTNVENPALLEKILAKSNGIKGTLEKQRHLFLYGQTRIHMDKVKNLGNFMEFEVNLKPDQGIEEGMTIAKDLMKTFGIQEEDLVAGAYFDELK, translated from the coding sequence atgtctTTTCTCGATGAAAAGAATATTGAGATAAAGGCACGTGTTGGTAGTGATGAAGAATTTCAACACCGAGTTCAAATAGCGCGTGATCTTACCAAAACAATTGGCGAATTTATAAATCAAAAGGATGTATTTTTTAACATTCTGGGTAAAAGCGATGTGGGACGGTTCAAATTACGCTATCTGCGCCCGCCAACACCCTCACAACTGATTTACTATGAGCGTCCTAGTCAAGCTGGTCCTAAACTATCAACATACAATAAAACAAATGTCGAGAATCCTGCATTGCTTGAGAAGATTTTGGCAAAAAGTAATGGAATTAAAGGTACTTTGGAGAAGCAGCGGCATCTATTCCTATATGGTCAAACTCGTATTCATATGGATAAAGTGAAAAATTTAGGCAACTTTATGGAATTTGAAGTAAACCTGAAACCAGATCAGGGGATAGAGGAAGGGATGACCATTGCTAAAGATTTAATGAAAACCTTTGGTATACAAGAGGAAGACTTAGTGGCTGGAGCATATTTCGATGAACTAAAGTAA
- the LOC137249481 gene encoding RNA-binding protein NOB1 has protein sequence MAETRKKIEYLVADTTAFINAVQLNDYASNVLTVPDVIKEVRNKRQIRRLCVLPFDLQVREPRTESVKHCVEFAKKTGDYVSLSGIDIKVIALAYELESDTVGIQHLRTEPVVSKVIASKDKPEEFQDSTKLAGWYNPTGDSGDEESDSENGQESNDEQVGDEDDTDAVKDAIEKQIANPNESVNFEDDLTQEELQKLIENLKCDSGDDAVDYNILVPKCQEDNDEQAQLNSADDSDGKFVQHELKDESNVELGDDLDGGWITPANIKKVKKSLEGKVESDYVPIVACMSTDYALQNVLKQMNLQICALDGCVIKHLRTYILRCYACYKTTSIMTKVFCPNCGNKTLKRVAVSLDENGKQVIHINTRRPLTSKYKNQSLPRFQGGKHSRNPILFEDQPIPRQMPSRVAKTKTNALDEDYIAGFSPFVMRDIDSKSAMLRSKGNLKEWARNNTFEEDRRRKHYNRVYK, from the exons ATGGCCGAAACTAGAAAGAAAATTGAGTATTTGGTGGCTGATACCACAGCATTCATCAACGCGGTTCAACTGAAC GACTATGCAAGTAATGTGCTCACAGTTCCTGATGTTATCAAAGAGGTACGCAATAAAAGGCAGATTCGACGGCTTTGCGTGTTGCCATTTGATTTGCAAGTGCGTGAACCTCGAACAGAGAGTGTAAAACATTGTGTGGAATTTGCAAAAAAGACTGGCGATTATGTTAGTCTATCAGGAATAGATATTAAAGTTATTGCGTTAGCATATGAACTTGAGTCCGACACTGTTGGCATTCAACATTTGCGTACTGAACCTGTCGTATCGAAAGTTATTGCATCTAAAGATAAACCTGAAGAATTTCAAGATAGCACAAAATTAGCTGGCTGGTATAATCCGACAGGTGATTCCGGCGACGAAGAAAGCGACAGTGAAAATGGGCAGGAATCTAACGATGAGCAAGTAGGGGATGAGGATGATACCGATGCTGTTAAAGATGCAATCGAAAAACAAATTGCGAACCCGAATGAAAGCGTTAACTTTGAAGATGATTTAACGCAAGAAGAACTACAAAAGCTTATAGAAAATTTGAAATGTGATTCAGGTGATGACGCCGTTGATTACAATATACTGGTGCCGAAATGCCAAGAAGACAACGATGAACAGGCACAGTTGAATTCTGCGGATGATAGTGATGGAAAATTTGTCCAACATGAACTTAAAGACGAATCAAATGTTGAATTGGGTGACGACCTAGATGGTGGCTGGATTACACCAGCCAACATAAAAAAAGTTAAGAAATCTCTTGAAGGTAAAGTGGAATCTGATTATGTGCCCATTGTTGCATGTATGTCGACAGATTATGCACTACAAAATGTATTAAAACAAATGAATTTGCAAATATGCGCCTTAGATGGATGTGTTATTAAACATTTGCGCACATATATTTTACGGTGTTATGCATGTTACAAAACAACAAGTATAATGACCAAAGTGTTTTGTCCGAATTGTGGTAATAAAACATTGAAGCGAGTTGCTGTTAGTTTAGATGAAAATGGAAAGCAGGTT ATACACATAAACACACGTCGACCATTAACatcaaaatataagaatcagAGCTTGCCAAGATTTCAGGGCGGAAAACATTCGCGTAATCCTATTCTTTTTGAAGATCAGCCCATACCCAGACAAATGCCATCACGTGTTgcaaaaaccaaaacaaatgctttagaTGAAGATTATATTGCTGGATTTTCACCTTTCGTTATGCGTGATATTGATTCGAAATCTGCCATGCTGCGGTCGAAGGGCAATCttaaggaatgggctcgaaataaTACCTTTGAAGAGGATCGCCGCAGAAAACATTATAATAGAGTGTACAAGTAA